The following are encoded in a window of Odocoileus virginianus isolate 20LAN1187 ecotype Illinois unplaced genomic scaffold, Ovbor_1.2 Unplaced_Scaffold_19, whole genome shotgun sequence genomic DNA:
- the LOC110151622 gene encoding olfactory receptor 8B3-like, whose amino-acid sequence MAPGNGSFVTEFILLGLTNQPDLQLPLFFLFLGIYMVTVLGNLGLIILIALNSHLHTPMYFFLFNLSFIDLCYSSVFTPKMLINFISKKNIISYMGCMTQLYFFCFFIISECYVLTSMAYDRYVAICKPLLYNVVMSPKVCSRLMFASYLMAFSGAMAHTGCMLRLTFCDANTINHYFCDILPLLELSCTSTYVSELEVFIVVGINITVPSLTIFVSYGLILINILHISSTEGRSKAFSTCSSHIIAVSLFFGSGAFMYLKPPSAVSMEEGKISSVFYTNLIPMMNPLIYSLRNKDVKLALRKTLSRRQF is encoded by the coding sequence ATGGCTCCTGGAAATGGCTCTTTTGTGACCGAATTCATTCTGTTGGGATTAACCAACCAGCCAGATCTCCAACTCCCTCTATTCTTCCTGTTCCTAGGAATCTACATGGTCACTGTGCTGGGAAATTTGGGATTGATAATCCTAATTGCACTGAATTCACATctgcacacccccatgtactttttcctgtTTAACTTGTCTTTCATAGACCTCTGTTATTCTTCTGTATTTACACCCAAAATGCTGATTAACTTCATATCAAAGAAGAATATTATTTCTTACATGGGGTGCATGACCCAGCTttactttttctgcttttttatcaTTTCTGAATGCTATGTGCTGACAtcaatggcctatgaccgctatgtggccatctgtaagccaCTTTTGTATAATGTTGTTATGTCCCCTAAAGTGTGTTCCAGGCTTATGTTTGCTTCCTACTTGATGGCGTTTTCTGGTGCCATGGCTCACACTGGATGCATGCTGAGACTGACCTTCTGTGATGCAAACACCATCAACCATTATTTCTGTGATATCCTCCCTCTGCTCGAGCTCTCCTGCACAAGTACCTATGTCAGTGAGCTGGAAGTCTTCATTGTAGTGGGCATCAATATCACTGTGCCCAGTCTCACCATCTTTGTCTCTTATGGTCTCATCCTCATCAACATCCTCCACATCAGCTCCACAGAGGGCAGGTCCAAAGCCTTCAGCACCTGCAGTTCGCACATCATtgctgtttctctcttctttggaTCAGGGGCATTTATGTATCTCAAACCACCTTCTGCTGTGTCTATGGAAGAGGGGAAAATCTCTTCTGTCTTTTATACCAATTTGATTCCTATGATGAACCCATTAATCTATAGCTTGCGGAACAAAGATGTTAAACTTGCTCTGAGAAAAACTCTGAGTAGGAGACAGTTTTAA